Proteins from a single region of Streptomyces sp. Tu 3180:
- a CDS encoding iron-siderophore ABC transporter substrate-binding protein, translating to MSTGARPAPARFAGLLPRAVVAAVAALALTACGGGTDDSSSEAGSSSPGGAGARSAAFPVTVEHKYGSTTVEEEPKKVVTLGLSDQDAVLALGVKPVGAVDWFKEKPYGKWPWTKDLWGPDTPEIVGERDEYNMEKIAALKPDLVIAQYSGMKKEQYDTLSKFTKVVAQPEDYPDYGAPWEVMTRQIGKALGEEDRTEKLISDVGARFEAVREEHPEFAGLTLAVADSFEAGKYSAFTRTDPKAIFFKELGFRQEPEIDELAKPGWNVAELSAEKLNVLDVDRLVWVTSSTEANDRIRAEPLYKKLKVHQDGRDLFVPYQDPDIGAAFSFNTVLSIPYAIEEITPLLTAVE from the coding sequence GTGTCCACTGGTGCACGCCCCGCGCCGGCGCGGTTCGCCGGACTCCTCCCCAGGGCGGTCGTGGCCGCCGTCGCCGCACTCGCCCTGACCGCCTGTGGGGGCGGGACCGACGACTCCTCCTCCGAGGCCGGCTCCTCGTCCCCGGGCGGCGCAGGCGCGCGGTCCGCGGCGTTCCCGGTCACGGTCGAGCACAAGTACGGCAGCACGACCGTCGAGGAGGAACCGAAGAAGGTCGTCACGCTCGGCCTGTCGGACCAGGACGCGGTACTGGCGCTCGGCGTCAAGCCGGTCGGTGCCGTGGACTGGTTCAAGGAGAAGCCGTACGGCAAGTGGCCGTGGACCAAGGACCTCTGGGGCCCCGACACCCCCGAGATCGTCGGCGAGCGCGACGAGTACAACATGGAGAAGATCGCGGCACTGAAGCCGGACCTGGTCATCGCCCAGTACTCGGGCATGAAGAAGGAGCAGTACGACACGCTCTCGAAGTTCACCAAGGTCGTCGCCCAGCCCGAGGACTACCCCGACTACGGGGCGCCCTGGGAGGTGATGACCCGTCAGATAGGCAAGGCGCTCGGCGAGGAGGACCGGACCGAGAAGCTGATCTCCGACGTCGGCGCGCGGTTCGAGGCGGTCCGCGAAGAACACCCCGAGTTCGCCGGCCTGACCCTCGCCGTCGCCGACAGCTTCGAGGCCGGCAAGTACTCGGCGTTCACGAGGACCGACCCCAAGGCGATCTTCTTCAAGGAGCTCGGCTTCCGGCAGGAGCCCGAGATCGACGAACTGGCCAAGCCGGGCTGGAACGTGGCCGAGCTCAGCGCCGAGAAACTGAACGTCCTCGACGTCGACCGCCTGGTCTGGGTCACCTCCAGCACCGAGGCCAACGACCGCATCAGGGCGGAGCCGCTGTACAAGAAGCTGAAGGTGCACCAGGACGGGCGCGACCTGTTCGTCCCCTACCAGGACCCGGACATCGGCGCGGCGTTCTCCTTCAACACGGTGCTGTCGATCCCCTACGCGATCGAGGAGATCACGCCGCTGCTCACGGCCGTCGAGTGA
- a CDS encoding lysine N(6)-hydroxylase/L-ornithine N(5)-oxygenase family protein yields MAQVLPGDDAPLVHDLMGLGFGPSNVAMAIALSEHNARVGRQRAVTAHFFERQPRFGWHRGMLIDDATMQVSFLKDLVTLRNPTSEFSFLSYLQSRGRLIDFVNHKNFFPLRREFHDYFEWAAAKVDDMVSYGHEVVSVEPVVRDGAVEYLDVTARSGDGLVVHRARNLVIGTGLRPRMPDGVERSGRVWHNSDLLAKVDALEGMNPSRFIVVGAGQSAAENVAYLHRRFPGAEVHAVFSRYGYSPADDSNFANRIFDPEAVDEYFTAPEDVKRKLMDYHGNTNYSVVDVDLIEDLYRRVYQEKVLGTERLRFHNVSRLTDLVETPEKVRATVLSLVTGERTEIEADVVVYGTGYLPADGLALLGETAGLCHRDDEGRVRVERDYRVATRPELRCGIYLQGGTEHTHGITSSLLSNIAIRVGEILDSILERGLTSPDAPRPLTDGIGTSR; encoded by the coding sequence ATGGCTCAGGTTCTTCCTGGCGACGACGCACCTCTGGTTCACGACCTCATGGGCCTCGGCTTCGGGCCGTCCAACGTGGCCATGGCGATCGCGCTCAGTGAGCACAACGCGCGGGTCGGCAGGCAGCGGGCGGTCACCGCCCACTTCTTCGAGCGGCAGCCGCGTTTCGGCTGGCACCGGGGCATGCTGATCGACGACGCGACGATGCAGGTGTCCTTCCTCAAGGACCTGGTGACCCTCCGCAACCCGACCAGCGAGTTCAGCTTCCTGAGCTATCTGCAGAGCAGGGGACGGCTGATCGACTTCGTCAACCACAAGAACTTCTTCCCGCTGCGCAGGGAGTTCCACGACTACTTCGAGTGGGCCGCGGCGAAGGTCGACGACATGGTCTCCTACGGCCACGAGGTCGTCTCCGTGGAACCCGTCGTGCGGGACGGGGCGGTGGAGTACCTGGACGTGACCGCCCGGTCGGGGGACGGGCTCGTGGTCCACCGGGCCCGCAACCTCGTCATCGGCACCGGACTGCGGCCGCGCATGCCGGACGGCGTCGAGCGCTCCGGCCGCGTCTGGCACAACTCCGACCTGCTGGCGAAGGTGGACGCCCTGGAGGGCATGAACCCCTCGCGGTTCATCGTGGTCGGGGCCGGCCAGAGCGCCGCCGAGAACGTGGCCTACCTGCACCGCCGCTTCCCCGGCGCGGAGGTCCACGCCGTCTTCTCCCGCTACGGCTACAGCCCCGCCGACGACAGCAACTTCGCCAACCGCATCTTCGACCCCGAGGCCGTGGACGAGTACTTCACCGCGCCCGAGGACGTCAAGCGGAAGCTGATGGACTACCACGGGAACACCAACTACTCCGTGGTCGACGTCGACCTCATCGAAGACCTCTACCGGCGCGTGTACCAGGAGAAGGTCCTGGGCACCGAGCGGCTCCGCTTCCACAACGTCTCCCGCCTCACCGACCTGGTCGAGACGCCGGAGAAGGTCCGGGCCACCGTCCTCTCCCTGGTCACCGGCGAACGGACGGAAATCGAGGCCGACGTCGTGGTCTACGGCACGGGATACCTGCCCGCCGACGGCCTGGCCCTGCTGGGCGAGACCGCCGGACTGTGCCACCGGGACGACGAGGGCCGCGTCCGGGTCGAGCGGGACTACCGCGTCGCGACGCGCCCCGAACTGCGCTGCGGGATCTATCTGCAGGGCGGTACCGAGCACACCCACGGCATCACCTCGTCCCTGCTGTCCAACATCGCGATCCGGGTCGGCGAGATCCTCGACTCGATCCTCGAACGGGGCCTGACGTCCCCGGACGCGCCCCGCCCGCTCACGGACGGGATCGGCACCTCCCGCTGA
- a CDS encoding methionyl-tRNA formyltransferase, whose product MRVVMFGYQTWGHRTLQALVDSEHDVVLVVTHPRSEHAYERIWSDSVADLAEEHGIPVLVRSRPDDEELFERLKDADPDIIVANNWRTWIPPHVYGLPRHGTLNVHDSLLPKYAGFSPLIWALINGEEEVGVTAHLMDEELDAGDIVLQQAVPVGPADTATDLFHRTVDLIAPVTTGALALIASGRTEFTRQDRSRASFFHKRSVEDSRIDWNWPAEDLERLVRAQSAPYPSAFTFHRGRRLEVLSAVVSRGRYGGTPGRIFYREGDGVVIVAGADARTGRNRGLAVTRVRTEDGRELGATEYFTSMGGYLTGRP is encoded by the coding sequence ATGCGGGTCGTCATGTTCGGCTATCAGACCTGGGGCCACCGCACCCTGCAGGCCCTTGTGGATTCCGAGCACGACGTGGTGCTGGTCGTGACGCATCCCAGGAGCGAGCACGCCTACGAGAGGATCTGGAGCGACTCGGTCGCCGACCTCGCCGAGGAGCACGGCATCCCCGTCCTCGTCCGCAGCCGCCCCGACGACGAGGAGCTGTTCGAGCGGCTCAAGGACGCCGACCCCGACATCATCGTCGCCAACAACTGGCGGACCTGGATCCCTCCGCACGTCTACGGCCTGCCGCGTCACGGCACGCTCAACGTCCACGACTCGCTGCTGCCGAAGTACGCCGGCTTCTCCCCCCTGATCTGGGCCCTCATCAACGGCGAGGAGGAGGTCGGCGTCACGGCGCACCTGATGGACGAGGAACTCGACGCCGGGGACATCGTCCTCCAGCAGGCGGTGCCGGTCGGGCCGGCGGACACCGCCACCGACCTCTTCCACCGGACCGTCGACCTCATCGCCCCGGTCACCACGGGCGCCCTCGCCCTGATCGCCTCGGGGCGGACCGAGTTCACCCGGCAGGACCGCTCCCGGGCCAGCTTCTTCCACAAGCGGTCCGTCGAGGACAGCCGCATCGACTGGAACTGGCCCGCCGAGGACCTGGAACGCCTGGTGCGGGCGCAGTCCGCCCCCTACCCGAGCGCCTTCACCTTCCACCGGGGCAGGCGCCTGGAGGTCCTCTCCGCCGTGGTGTCCCGGGGCCGCTACGGCGGCACCCCCGGCCGCATCTTCTACCGCGAGGGCGACGGCGTGGTGATCGTCGCCGGAGCCGACGCCCGTACCGGCCGCAACCGCGGTCTGGCCGTCACCCGCGTACGGACCGAGGACGGCCGGGAGCTGGGCGCGACCGAGTACTTCACCTCCATGGGCGGCTACCTCACCGGCCGGCCCTGA
- a CDS encoding GNAT family N-acetyltransferase, with protein MEEPADILRCERVELRRWRTSDLGALERTIRESLDHLVPWMPWASDPPDRGQLAEFLALNQEQWRTGEAYAYAITTGGAMIGSCGLYRRIGAGGLDIGYWLHPRWTGRGLATAAAEALVGQGLRLADVDHVEIHHDAANTASGAVARRLGFAEVGRAPLPAGPAAPGETGIDVVCRMTADRWRARTAARARRAG; from the coding sequence GTGGAAGAGCCTGCCGACATCCTCCGCTGCGAGCGGGTGGAACTGCGCCGCTGGCGCACGAGCGACCTCGGCGCCCTGGAGCGGACGATCCGGGAGTCCCTGGACCATCTGGTGCCGTGGATGCCCTGGGCGTCCGACCCGCCCGACCGGGGGCAGCTCGCCGAGTTCCTCGCCCTGAACCAGGAGCAGTGGAGGACGGGGGAGGCCTACGCCTACGCCATCACGACGGGCGGCGCGATGATCGGCAGTTGCGGGCTCTACCGCCGCATCGGCGCGGGCGGACTGGACATCGGCTACTGGCTCCACCCCCGCTGGACCGGGCGGGGGCTGGCCACGGCGGCCGCGGAGGCCCTGGTCGGGCAGGGGCTCCGGCTGGCGGACGTCGACCACGTCGAGATCCATCACGACGCCGCCAACACGGCCAGCGGGGCCGTCGCCCGCCGCCTGGGCTTCGCCGAGGTCGGACGGGCCCCCCTCCCCGCGGGGCCGGCCGCCCCCGGCGAGACGGGGATCGACGTCGTCTGCCGCATGACCGCGGACCGGTGGAGGGCGAGGACGGCCGCGCGGGCCCGACGAGCCGGCTGA
- a CDS encoding SRPBCC family protein — MTEYERSRTMPAAPEHVFDQAANIGQMGSWLPEDLHVHAEDLPAVTVHEDRSDEDMAALLRARRDQMRLEWGTRDQGSYTGWLQVAGIGSGASEVTVHLSFFEDGHDPGERAVRDALDTSLRRLEEQVRLRVDHAAG, encoded by the coding sequence ATGACCGAGTACGAACGTTCACGCACGATGCCCGCCGCACCGGAGCACGTCTTCGACCAGGCGGCCAACATCGGCCAGATGGGCAGCTGGCTGCCCGAGGACCTGCACGTGCACGCCGAGGACCTGCCCGCCGTCACCGTGCACGAGGACCGCTCAGACGAGGACATGGCCGCCCTGCTGCGCGCCCGGCGGGACCAGATGCGGCTCGAGTGGGGGACCCGCGACCAGGGCAGCTACACCGGCTGGCTGCAGGTCGCCGGGATCGGCAGCGGGGCCAGTGAGGTCACGGTGCACCTGTCCTTCTTCGAGGACGGCCACGACCCGGGTGAGCGGGCCGTGCGCGACGCCCTGGACACCAGTCTGCGGCGTCTGGAGGAGCAGGTGCGGCTGCGCGTCGACCACGCGGCCGGCTGA
- a CDS encoding DUF2795 domain-containing protein, with protein sequence MADVSPIDLQKALKGADYPASRDDLVSLARDNGADDNLVQKLTQAGTKRFDGPNDVQKAVFGDE encoded by the coding sequence ATGGCCGACGTCAGCCCGATCGATCTGCAGAAAGCCCTCAAAGGCGCCGACTACCCCGCCAGCCGTGACGACCTCGTCTCGCTGGCCAGGGACAACGGCGCGGACGACAACCTCGTCCAGAAACTGACGCAAGCCGGGACCAAGCGGTTCGACGGTCCCAACGACGTGCAGAAGGCGGTCTTCGGCGACGAGTAG
- a CDS encoding lysophospholipid acyltransferase family protein gives MLSRAAAALVPLSGRLTVTRETDGPFTAGSVFVANHDSLADPALVLAALRGVGVVPVVLATAGLWRVPGLGRVLAKEGHVPVHRGSARAAEALDAAARALRSGRHVLIYAEGGLPRRGDAASAPPRPFRTGPARLAAATRAAVVPVGQAGARRLASGPVAKQLAGVLTAPLRRPRLHVHIGSPLYLPAGASSGTEAAHRAVTAAWRQAARAVGEPAHDG, from the coding sequence TTGCTCAGTCGTGCCGCCGCCGCCCTGGTGCCGTTGTCCGGGCGGCTCACCGTCACCCGCGAGACCGACGGGCCCTTCACCGCGGGCAGCGTCTTCGTCGCCAACCACGATTCACTGGCCGATCCCGCCCTCGTGCTGGCCGCCCTGCGCGGGGTGGGGGTGGTGCCGGTCGTCCTGGCGACGGCGGGTCTGTGGCGCGTGCCCGGGCTCGGACGCGTCCTGGCGAAGGAGGGACACGTCCCCGTCCACCGGGGGTCGGCCCGCGCGGCGGAGGCGCTCGACGCCGCGGCGCGGGCACTGCGGTCGGGGCGCCATGTGCTGATCTACGCCGAGGGAGGGCTGCCGCGCCGCGGGGACGCGGCGAGTGCCCCTCCCCGGCCCTTCCGCACCGGTCCGGCGCGGCTCGCGGCCGCCACCCGGGCCGCGGTCGTCCCGGTGGGGCAGGCGGGGGCCCGGCGGCTGGCCTCGGGCCCGGTCGCGAAGCAGCTGGCCGGTGTGCTCACCGCCCCGCTGCGCCGCCCGCGCCTCCACGTCCACATCGGCAGCCCCCTGTACCTGCCGGCCGGGGCGTCGAGCGGCACGGAGGCGGCGCACCGGGCGGTCACCGCGGCCTGGCGGCAGGCGGCACGGGCCGTGGGCGAACCGGCCCACGACGGCTGA
- a CDS encoding SRPBCC domain-containing protein, with translation MSTGRTTTDDGFPYTLTRTLDAPVEEVWRAWTTPERYARWAHAVPGSVEMDVRPGGTWKSTMLTPGGDRFPLTGSYLEVAENRLLVLGMDVTGRPAPAEMALELDEEDGRRTRIVLRQTCGTAEERDMAEQGSTMLLDGLSAFLAEGPAD, from the coding sequence ATGAGCACCGGACGGACCACCACGGACGACGGCTTCCCCTACACGCTGACCCGGACCCTGGACGCCCCCGTGGAGGAGGTGTGGCGGGCCTGGACGACCCCCGAGCGGTACGCCCGGTGGGCCCACGCCGTCCCGGGCTCCGTGGAGATGGACGTACGGCCGGGCGGCACCTGGAAGTCCACGATGCTCACGCCCGGCGGCGACCGGTTCCCGCTGACCGGCTCCTACCTCGAGGTCGCCGAGAACCGCCTGCTGGTGCTCGGCATGGACGTGACCGGAAGGCCCGCGCCCGCCGAGATGGCCCTGGAGCTCGACGAGGAGGACGGCCGGCGGACGCGGATCGTGCTCCGTCAGACGTGCGGCACGGCGGAGGAACGCGACATGGCCGAGCAGGGCAGCACCATGCTCCTCGACGGCCTGAGCGCCTTCCTCGCCGAGGGCCCGGCGGACTGA
- a CDS encoding glutamate-cysteine ligase family protein, which produces MGRDVPALTFTREDRRRYRIKMQECLEAFAQMLRESRFEAERPQVGLEIELNLVDDRAEPAMRNTDVLEAIADPAWATELGRFNLEINIPPRRLTAGGPDSWESEIRAALNHAEERAGSIGTHLIMTGILPTLRQEDVGEGALSENPRYRLLNDQIFAARGEDLHIEVTGIDRLRTYADTITPEAACTSTQFHLQVSPERFADYWNAAQAIAGVQVALAANSPFLFGKELWHETRIPLFEQATDTRPQEIKVQGVRPRVWFGERWITSVFDLFEENLRYFPALLPLCDEQDPAETLNRGDVPELSELTLHNGTIYRWNRPVYAIARDKPHVRVENRVLPAGPTVADTLANGAFYYGLTRALVEEDRPVWSRMSFSAAEDNLHTAARYGIDARLYWPGMGEVPAAELVLRRLLPLAHRGLEHSGMDAAWREPLLGVIEQRCVTGRNGAVWQKEMFHRIDATAHCGRHEALRRMTQQYIDYMHLNAPVHTWPVD; this is translated from the coding sequence ATGGGACGGGACGTCCCGGCGCTCACCTTCACCCGCGAGGACCGCCGCCGCTACCGGATCAAGATGCAGGAGTGCCTCGAGGCGTTCGCGCAGATGCTGCGCGAGTCACGCTTCGAGGCCGAGCGGCCCCAGGTGGGGCTGGAGATCGAGCTGAACCTGGTCGACGACCGGGCCGAGCCCGCGATGCGCAACACGGATGTGCTCGAGGCGATCGCGGACCCGGCCTGGGCCACGGAGCTGGGCCGGTTCAACCTCGAGATCAACATCCCGCCCCGGCGTCTGACGGCGGGCGGCCCCGACTCCTGGGAGTCCGAGATCCGCGCCGCGCTGAACCACGCGGAGGAGCGCGCCGGCTCGATCGGCACCCATCTGATCATGACGGGCATCCTCCCCACCCTGCGGCAGGAGGACGTCGGCGAGGGGGCCCTGTCGGAGAACCCGCGCTACCGGCTGCTCAACGACCAGATCTTCGCGGCGCGCGGCGAGGACCTGCACATCGAGGTGACCGGCATCGACCGGCTGCGGACCTACGCGGACACCATCACCCCGGAGGCCGCGTGCACCAGCACGCAGTTCCACCTCCAGGTGTCCCCGGAGCGGTTCGCCGACTACTGGAACGCGGCGCAGGCGATCGCCGGGGTCCAGGTCGCGCTCGCGGCCAACTCGCCCTTCCTGTTCGGCAAGGAGCTGTGGCACGAGACCCGGATCCCGCTGTTCGAGCAGGCCACCGACACCCGCCCGCAGGAGATCAAGGTGCAGGGGGTACGGCCCCGGGTGTGGTTCGGGGAGCGCTGGATCACCAGCGTCTTCGACCTCTTCGAGGAGAACCTGCGCTACTTCCCCGCCCTGCTGCCCCTGTGCGACGAACAGGACCCCGCGGAGACGCTGAACCGGGGCGACGTTCCGGAACTGTCCGAACTCACCCTGCACAACGGCACGATCTACCGCTGGAACCGCCCGGTCTACGCCATCGCCCGCGACAAGCCCCACGTGCGGGTGGAGAACCGGGTGCTGCCGGCCGGCCCGACCGTCGCCGACACGCTCGCGAACGGCGCCTTCTACTACGGGCTCACCCGCGCCCTGGTGGAGGAGGACCGCCCTGTGTGGTCGCGGATGTCCTTCTCGGCGGCCGAGGACAATCTGCACACGGCGGCGCGGTACGGCATCGACGCGCGGCTGTACTGGCCCGGCATGGGCGAGGTGCCGGCGGCCGAACTGGTCCTGCGGCGGCTGCTGCCGCTGGCGCACCGCGGACTGGAGCACTCCGGCATGGACGCGGCCTGGCGCGAGCCGCTGCTCGGCGTCATCGAGCAGCGGTGCGTCACCGGCCGCAACGGAGCCGTGTGGCAGAAGGAGATGTTCCACCGCATCGACGCCACCGCCCACTGCGGCCGCCACGAGGCCCTGCGGCGGATGACGCAGCAGTACATCGACTACATGCACCTCAACGCCCCGGTGCACACCTGGCCCGTCGACTGA
- a CDS encoding hydrogenase maturation protein — MRILLVASAYNSLTQRVHAELRDRGHAVAVEVTPGSHDVVRAVDRHAPDLIVAPLLKTVVPREVWATRTCLIVHPGPVGDRGPSSLDWAIHEDAEEWGVTVLQAEEELDAGPVWATAAFPVPRGVAKSDLYRNELSDAALDAVLTAVERFASGSHSPVDQRGLPSAPGARSRPPMRQETRRIAWADDPTETVLRTLRAADSQPGVRDELLGAEWFLHGGHPELRLRGRPGELLATRAGAICRATADGAVWIPELRARTGPGAARACKLPAVLALSGRLPQVPDLPAPVLCPESDTTWSDIRYREDGPVGVLSFSFPGGAMSTDHCRRLLNAYRAACERPTTVLVLGGARDFFSNGIHLGVIEAAPDPAAESWANVNAMNDLVEAVLTTTDRLVVGAVGGNAAAGGVMLALAADEVWCRSGSVLNPHYRLMGLYGSEYWTYSLPRRVGAATALRLTEDALPLSAGRARDIGLVDRVIECAPADFTAEVTRLAHHLAGSPGAQSCLAEKKAECERREAVTPLTTVRERELAHMHRIFFDPDAPYHALRRAFVRKERAS; from the coding sequence ATGCGCATCCTGCTCGTCGCCAGCGCCTACAACAGCCTCACGCAGCGGGTGCACGCCGAGTTGCGCGACCGCGGGCACGCCGTCGCCGTCGAGGTGACGCCCGGGAGCCACGACGTGGTCCGCGCCGTGGACCGGCACGCGCCCGACCTGATCGTGGCGCCCCTGCTGAAGACGGTCGTCCCCCGCGAGGTGTGGGCGACCCGGACGTGCCTGATCGTGCACCCCGGGCCGGTCGGCGACCGGGGCCCGTCCTCCCTCGACTGGGCGATCCACGAGGACGCCGAGGAGTGGGGCGTCACCGTCCTCCAGGCCGAGGAGGAGCTGGACGCGGGGCCCGTGTGGGCCACGGCGGCCTTTCCCGTGCCGCGGGGGGTGGCCAAGAGCGACCTGTACCGCAACGAGTTGTCCGACGCGGCCCTCGACGCCGTGCTGACGGCCGTCGAGCGGTTCGCCTCCGGCAGCCACTCCCCCGTCGACCAGCGCGGTCTGCCGAGCGCGCCCGGCGCCCGGAGCCGTCCCCCGATGCGCCAGGAGACACGCCGCATCGCCTGGGCCGACGACCCGACCGAGACCGTGCTGCGCACCCTGCGCGCCGCCGACTCCCAGCCCGGCGTCAGGGACGAACTGCTCGGCGCGGAGTGGTTCCTGCACGGCGGTCACCCCGAGCTCCGCCTGCGCGGACGCCCCGGCGAGCTGCTGGCGACCCGGGCGGGCGCGATCTGCCGGGCCACGGCGGACGGCGCGGTGTGGATCCCCGAACTGCGGGCCCGGACCGGCCCCGGCGCCGCGCGCGCCTGCAAGCTGCCCGCCGTGCTCGCCCTGTCCGGACGCCTGCCGCAGGTGCCGGACCTGCCCGCGCCGGTCCTGTGCCCCGAGTCCGACACCACCTGGTCGGACATCCGGTACCGGGAGGACGGCCCGGTGGGGGTGCTGTCGTTCTCCTTCCCCGGCGGCGCGATGTCCACCGACCACTGCCGACGGCTGCTGAACGCCTACCGCGCGGCCTGCGAGCGGCCCACCACGGTGCTGGTGCTCGGCGGCGCGCGGGACTTCTTCTCCAACGGCATCCACCTCGGCGTCATCGAGGCGGCACCCGACCCCGCCGCGGAGTCCTGGGCCAACGTCAACGCCATGAACGACCTCGTCGAGGCCGTCCTGACCACCACCGACCGTCTCGTCGTCGGCGCCGTCGGCGGGAACGCGGCGGCCGGCGGGGTCATGCTGGCGCTGGCCGCCGACGAGGTGTGGTGCCGCTCCGGCTCCGTGCTCAACCCGCACTACCGGCTCATGGGCCTGTACGGGTCCGAGTACTGGACGTACAGCCTGCCGCGCCGGGTGGGCGCCGCGACGGCACTGCGGCTCACCGAGGACGCGCTGCCGCTCAGCGCCGGGCGGGCCCGGGACATCGGCCTGGTCGACCGGGTGATCGAGTGCGCTCCCGCGGACTTCACCGCCGAGGTCACCCGGCTGGCTCACCACCTGGCCGGCTCGCCCGGCGCGCAGTCGTGCCTCGCCGAGAAGAAGGCCGAGTGCGAGCGCCGGGAGGCCGTCACCCCGCTGACCACGGTGCGCGAGCGGGAACTCGCGCACATGCACAGGATCTTCTTCGACCCCGACGCGCCCTACCACGCGCTGCGCCGGGCCTTCGTCCGCAAGGAACGCGCGTCGTGA
- a CDS encoding HypC/HybG/HupF family hydrogenase formation chaperone codes for MAAVDFGGVVKEVCLEYLPDLRVGEYAIVRVGFALQRLDEGSARRTLELFEELGMLQEEFGDPWEQAAQAAGGDDPGGEARR; via the coding sequence ATGGCCGCCGTCGATTTCGGCGGTGTGGTCAAGGAGGTGTGCCTGGAGTACCTGCCCGACCTGCGGGTCGGTGAGTACGCCATCGTCCGCGTCGGCTTCGCCCTGCAGCGGCTGGACGAGGGGTCGGCCCGCCGGACCCTGGAGCTGTTCGAGGAACTCGGCATGCTGCAGGAGGAGTTCGGCGATCCGTGGGAGCAGGCGGCCCAAGCCGCCGGTGGCGACGATCCCGGCGGGGAGGCGCGGCGGTGA
- the hypD gene encoding hydrogenase formation protein HypD, with protein MKYIDEFQDPGPAARLLDDIRASVTGPWALMEVCGGQTHSIIRHGIDQLLPDEVELIHGPGCPVCVTPLEVIDKALAIASRPEVVFCSFGDMLRVPGTGRDLFQVRSEGGDVRVVYSPLDALRIAGENPDREVVFFGIGFETTAPPNAMTVHQARRRGIRNFSLLVSHVRVPPAIEAIMQSPDCRVQGFLAAGHVCSVMGTREYPELAERFRVPVVVTGFEPLDILEGVRRTVRQLERGEHTVDNAYPRAVRPEGNPAARAMLDDVFEVADRAWRGIGVIPDSGWRLSARYRDHDAEHRFRVGDIATLEPAECRSGEVLQGLLKPHECEAFGTTCTPRTPLGATMVSSEGACAAYYLYRRLDLPAHRESAARPVPVPAPAAVAPADATVTDRKDGSVV; from the coding sequence GTGAAGTACATCGACGAGTTCCAGGACCCCGGGCCGGCGGCGCGCCTGCTCGACGACATCCGGGCCTCGGTGACCGGGCCGTGGGCGCTGATGGAGGTGTGCGGCGGCCAGACCCACAGCATCATCCGGCACGGCATCGACCAACTGCTGCCGGATGAGGTGGAGTTGATCCACGGCCCGGGCTGTCCGGTCTGTGTGACGCCGCTGGAGGTGATCGACAAGGCGCTGGCGATCGCCTCGCGGCCCGAGGTCGTCTTCTGCTCCTTCGGCGACATGCTGCGCGTCCCGGGCACGGGCCGCGACCTGTTCCAGGTCCGCAGCGAGGGCGGCGACGTCCGCGTGGTGTACTCCCCGCTCGACGCGCTGCGGATCGCGGGGGAGAACCCGGACCGGGAGGTGGTCTTCTTCGGCATCGGCTTCGAGACCACGGCGCCGCCCAACGCGATGACGGTGCACCAGGCCCGCAGGCGCGGCATCCGCAACTTCAGCCTGCTGGTCTCGCACGTCCGGGTCCCGCCCGCGATCGAGGCGATCATGCAGTCGCCGGACTGCCGCGTCCAGGGGTTCCTGGCCGCCGGACACGTGTGCAGCGTGATGGGCACCCGGGAGTACCCGGAGCTCGCCGAGCGGTTCCGGGTGCCCGTCGTGGTGACCGGGTTCGAGCCGCTGGACATCCTGGAGGGCGTGCGGCGGACCGTGCGGCAGCTGGAACGGGGCGAGCACACCGTCGACAACGCCTATCCCCGCGCGGTGCGGCCCGAGGGCAATCCCGCGGCGCGGGCGATGCTGGACGACGTCTTCGAGGTCGCCGATCGCGCCTGGCGCGGCATCGGGGTCATTCCCGACAGCGGCTGGCGCCTGTCGGCGCGTTACCGGGACCACGACGCCGAGCACCGTTTCCGGGTGGGGGACATCGCCACGCTCGAACCGGCCGAGTGCCGCAGCGGCGAGGTGCTGCAGGGGCTGCTGAAACCGCACGAGTGCGAGGCCTTCGGGACGACGTGCACTCCGCGCACACCGCTGGGGGCCACCATGGTGTCCAGCGAGGGCGCCTGCGCCGCGTACTACCTCTACCGGCGGCTGGACCTGCCGGCCCACCGGGAGAGCGCCGCCCGTCCGGTGCCGGTCCCCGCGCCGGCGGCCGTCGCACCGGCGGACGCGACCGTCACGGACCGGAAGGACGGCTCCGTTGTCTGA